In Terriglobia bacterium, the genomic window AATTAAATTCGTCATCCCAGAATTGAATGTCAGGCCGGATGCCGGGATAGTGGCGGATCAGGTCCCGGAGTTTGGCCGGCGATTCGTTGCTGTAGGCGCCGTAATCCATGGTCTCCGGATTCATGTTCTGTCCGTAGCCCGGATAGGTGTGATATGCGAACACGTCGATTCCGGAGGCGCACTGGCACACGTCAAGAGCGCGCTTGGCGAAATCGCGGATCGGGTCCGCCTGCCCGCCGTAAATCACTTTGGCATCGGGATCAGCTTCGTGCACAGCGGGAACGAATGCTTTCAGCAACCGGCCGTACTCTTCCGGGTTCCCCCAAGGGTTCCAGTAGCCGATGTCCTGTTCGTTCCATAACGCCCAGTAATGGATGCGCCCGCGGAAATGGCCGACCATCCACTTGACGTACTTTATGAAAGCAGCAATCTGGTCCGGCGTTGTCGGCGCCCAGAACACCGAATAGAGGCTGCGGTCATCGTTATGGAACGTTCCGGGCTCCGGAGTGATGGAATCCGGCAACTTCCCCGCCTGCGCGGTGTACATGGGATTGCCGTACATCAACTGGACCTGGATATCGATGCCGTTGTCCACCAGCCAGTTGACATAATCGTCCAGGCCGGGCGGCGCCGCGTAAACTCCGCGCTTCTGCTCAATCCAGTCCCAACTAGTCAGGTCTGAACTGTTTTCGTATTGCCCAATCCGGATCCATTTGGCCCCGGCGTCCGCCATGCGCGTCCACCACCAGCGGTCCCACGGAAGGTAGGGCTCTCTAGGCAGGTCCGAATTGATTCCAAATCCGTCGTGAATTTGCGATGACCGCCGGGGAGGAATATGCGATGGCGCGCGTGCTTCCTGCGGCCTGGCCGAAAGAGTCGGCGGCAGAATGCTTGCCAGTCCTATCAGGGCGCCAGTGCAACAAAGCACATGCTTAATCGAAAATTTGACATGCGACCGCATCGCGTTCCCCTCCCTCGATTTCGCGACTTTTACACATTTCGCGCTGGTGCAACCGTCCGCCCGATGGCAGGCGCACTACGGCACACCTGGCCCTATTCCTGATTGAATCCCGTAGCCCTCCGGAACTGCTCGACGTAGTGCCCATCTTTCTTCGGCTGCAGCTTTTTCAGTTCCGCTTTTGCGCTGGCCTCGTCTTTGGGGTCCCAGTCCGGACGGTAATGGTGGATTGCAGGTTCGAACTGACTGACGTGCTTCATGGCTCCCTGGAGTTTGAGGTCCATGACGCTGTCAATGTTGACCTCGTAGTTTGTGTCCTGAGGCGCAGTGTAATAGAAGTACATCGACGGCACCTGGTACTGCTGTAGATGCTGCTCCAGAAGCTGGTTCGGAAAATAGAGCCAGAACTCGGCGGCGCGTACTGCATCGATGGTGTTAAGCGCGGCCATGCGGTGGTCGCTTTTGTGCCAGCGCACATACCAGTCTCCCGGGTCGATGCTGAGTAGAACATCAGGACGCACTCGTCGAATGATCGCGGTGGCCTCTTCCGTCAGTTTGGGCTGGGGCGCGTATTCCAACATGCCGTCGTGATAGCCCATCCAGATGATGTTCTCTTGGGGCGTGCCCAGCACAGCTTCCGCCGCCTCTTCTTCGCTCTTCCGAATTCGGGCCAGGCGCTCGGAACTCATCTCCAGGTCATAGCTGCCTTTATCATCGTTTGTGTAAAGCACCACGATCACCTTGTTGTGGTTCTTGTTCAGCAGGGCAATCGTGCCCCCTGCGCCGAACAGTTCGTCATCCGGGTGCGGCGAAAACACCAGGACCGTCTTCCCAGTCATGTCCTCAAGCTTTGTTTCCTGCGCCATAGAGAATACAGGCATGAGGCCAAGGATGAGCACAAGAATCAGCGCGATTCGCATCATGATCTTCCTCTCTGAGCGTGAAACAGGTTGCCGGCCACGGCTTCGTCCGGCCGGCGCGGTTGCCTTCCAGCGGCGCATCAACGCAGCTCTCCCAGATTAGAAAAGAAGCTTCAGTGCGAACTGAATCTCGC contains:
- a CDS encoding PIG-L deacetylase family protein produces the protein MMRIALILVLILGLMPVFSMAQETKLEDMTGKTVLVFSPHPDDELFGAGGTIALLNKNHNKVIVVLYTNDDKGSYDLEMSSERLARIRKSEEEAAEAVLGTPQENIIWMGYHDGMLEYAPQPKLTEEATAIIRRVRPDVLLSIDPGDWYVRWHKSDHRMAALNTIDAVRAAEFWLYFPNQLLEQHLQQYQVPSMYFYYTAPQDTNYEVNIDSVMDLKLQGAMKHVSQFEPAIHHYRPDWDPKDEASAKAELKKLQPKKDGHYVEQFRRATGFNQE